A genomic stretch from Engraulis encrasicolus isolate BLACKSEA-1 chromosome 10, IST_EnEncr_1.0, whole genome shotgun sequence includes:
- the LOC134457122 gene encoding F-actin-capping protein subunit beta isoforms 1 and 2-like isoform X1, translating into MSEQQLDCALDLMRRLPPQQVEKNLSDLIDIVPQLCEDLLSSVDQPLKIARDKATGKDYLLCDYNRDGDSYRSPWSNKYDPPLDDGAIPSVRLRKLEVEANSAFDQYRDLYFEGGVSSVYLWDLDHGFAGVILIKKAGDGSKKIKGCWDSIHVVEVQEKPGGRTAHYKLTSTVMLWLQTQKEKSGTMNLGGSLTRQAEKDENVGDASAHIANIGHLVEDMENKIRNSLNDIYFGKTKDIVNGLRSIESLPDNQKFRQLQKELSQVLTQRIIQPED; encoded by the exons ATG AGTGAACAGCAGCTGGACTGTGCTCTGGATTTGATGAGGCGCCTGCCTCCACAGCAGGTTGAGAAGAACCTCAGTGATCTCATTGACATA GTACCCCAACTGTGTGAAGATCTGCTTTCCTCAGTAGACCAGCCACTAAAGATTGCCAGAGACAAGGCAACGGGCAAAGACTATTTACTCTGTGACTACAACAGAGATGGGGATTCCTACAG ATCCCCATGGAGTAATAAATATGACCCACCTCTTGATGATGGTGCCATACCATCTGTTCGTCTCCGCAAATTGGAGGTTGAAGCCAATAGCGCCTTTGATCAGTATCGCGATCT GTACTTCGAGGGAGGCGTGTCCTCTGTCTACCTGTGGGATTTGGATCATGGCTTTGCTGGGGTCATCCTCATCAAGAAGGCTGGAGATGGGTCCAAGAAGATTAAAGGTTGTTGGGATTCCATCCATGTTGTGGAGGTGCAG GAAAAACCTGGCGGCCGTACGGCTCACTATAAGTTGACCTCAACAGTAATGCTTTGGCTTCAGACCCAAAAGGAAAAATCAGGCACTATGAACCTTGGAGGCAGTCTCACAAGACAG GCAGAGAAAGATGAGAATGTTGGAGATGCATCCGCTCATATTGCCAACATCGGACATCTAGTTGAA GATATGGAGAACAAGATTCGCAACTCCCTTAATGATATCTACTTTGGGAAGACAAAGGACATTGTCAATGGACTCAG ATCTATTGAGTCTTTGCCCGATAACCAAAAGTTCCGTCAGCTCCAGAAGGAACTGTCTCAGGTTCTCACTCAGCGCATCATCCAGCCGGAAGACTAA
- the micos10 gene encoding MICOS complex subunit MIC10, giving the protein MSEQELGRKWDRCLADCAAKIGAGLGLGIVFSVVFFKRRTWPIAFGTGSGLGMSYSNCQKDLRAHYLLYNNIPKEE; this is encoded by the exons ATGTCAGAACAAGAACTTGGGCGAAAGTGGGACCGCTGCTTGGCAGACTGTGCTGCTAAGATAG GAGCTGGACTTGGCTTAGGAATCGTCTTTTCAGTGGTTTTCTTCAAAC GTCGCACGTGGCCAATAGCCTTTGGTACGGGTTCTGGCCTTGGCATGTCCTATTCAAACTGCCAGAAGGACCTGAGGGCTCACTATCTCCTCTACAATAACATTCCCAAG GAGGAATAG
- the LOC134457122 gene encoding F-actin-capping protein subunit beta-like isoform X2: protein MSEQQLDCALDLMRRLPPQQVEKNLSDLIDIVPQLCEDLLSSVDQPLKIARDKATGKDYLLCDYNRDGDSYRSPWSNKYDPPLDDGAIPSVRLRKLEVEANSAFDQYRDLYFEGGVSSVYLWDLDHGFAGVILIKKAGDGSKKIKGCWDSIHVVEVQEKPGGRTAHYKLTSTVMLWLQTQKEKSGTMNLGGSLTRQAEKDENVGDASAHIANIGHLVEDMENKIRNSLNDIYFGKTKDIVNGLRSVNSLTDMARQQGLQAELFKNLKARHAQAD from the exons ATG AGTGAACAGCAGCTGGACTGTGCTCTGGATTTGATGAGGCGCCTGCCTCCACAGCAGGTTGAGAAGAACCTCAGTGATCTCATTGACATA GTACCCCAACTGTGTGAAGATCTGCTTTCCTCAGTAGACCAGCCACTAAAGATTGCCAGAGACAAGGCAACGGGCAAAGACTATTTACTCTGTGACTACAACAGAGATGGGGATTCCTACAG ATCCCCATGGAGTAATAAATATGACCCACCTCTTGATGATGGTGCCATACCATCTGTTCGTCTCCGCAAATTGGAGGTTGAAGCCAATAGCGCCTTTGATCAGTATCGCGATCT GTACTTCGAGGGAGGCGTGTCCTCTGTCTACCTGTGGGATTTGGATCATGGCTTTGCTGGGGTCATCCTCATCAAGAAGGCTGGAGATGGGTCCAAGAAGATTAAAGGTTGTTGGGATTCCATCCATGTTGTGGAGGTGCAG GAAAAACCTGGCGGCCGTACGGCTCACTATAAGTTGACCTCAACAGTAATGCTTTGGCTTCAGACCCAAAAGGAAAAATCAGGCACTATGAACCTTGGAGGCAGTCTCACAAGACAG GCAGAGAAAGATGAGAATGTTGGAGATGCATCCGCTCATATTGCCAACATCGGACATCTAGTTGAA GATATGGAGAACAAGATTCGCAACTCCCTTAATGATATCTACTTTGGGAAGACAAAGGACATTGTCAATGGACTCAG GAGTGTCAACTCACTGACAGACATGGCCAGACAACAAGGTCTACAAGCAGAATTGTTCAAAAACCTCAAAGCAAGACACGCACAGGCGGATTAG